In the genome of Paenibacillus pabuli, one region contains:
- a CDS encoding sugar phosphate isomerase/epimerase family protein translates to MLKVGLQLYTVRDELERDFKGTLAKVAELGYQGVEFHNFYGHSPEEVRAILDEYGLEIVGTHVQYNSLLEDLDAVVAYHKAIGNKNLIVPYLSEEQRQWDNVFASLNKIGEKCAAQDMVLMYHNHDFEFTEQVEGQPALYAMYDTVNASLLKVELDSCWAHAAGYPPTEVIAKYAGRLPLVHWKDMRRSEGQVLTVEFGQGEVDLGAVASASDQAGAEWLIVEQDVCQNPPLQSIESNMNWIRKYAANGGLVHV, encoded by the coding sequence ATGTTGAAGGTTGGATTACAACTATATACGGTACGTGATGAATTGGAGCGCGATTTCAAAGGTACACTCGCCAAGGTTGCAGAGCTTGGATATCAAGGTGTTGAGTTCCATAACTTTTACGGGCATAGCCCTGAAGAAGTAAGGGCCATTCTGGATGAATACGGTCTGGAGATCGTTGGTACCCATGTTCAGTACAATAGTCTGCTTGAGGATCTCGATGCCGTGGTCGCTTATCACAAAGCCATCGGAAACAAAAACCTGATTGTCCCTTATCTGTCGGAGGAACAACGGCAATGGGATAACGTATTTGCTTCCTTGAATAAGATTGGTGAGAAATGTGCAGCACAGGACATGGTGTTGATGTATCACAATCATGATTTTGAATTTACGGAGCAGGTTGAGGGTCAGCCGGCGTTATACGCGATGTATGATACCGTAAACGCTTCCCTTCTGAAAGTGGAGTTGGATTCGTGTTGGGCTCACGCCGCGGGATACCCGCCAACGGAAGTCATCGCTAAGTATGCAGGACGTCTGCCACTGGTCCACTGGAAAGACATGCGCCGTTCAGAAGGTCAAGTCCTGACAGTGGAATTTGGCCAAGGTGAGGTAGATCTGGGGGCTGTAGCTTCAGCGTCAGACCAGGCCGGAGCCGAGTGGCTTATTGTGGAACAGGATGTATGTCAGAATCCTCCACTTCAAAGCATCGAGAGCAATATGAACTGGATTAGAAAATATGCCGCTAATGGAGGACTTGTTCATGTCTAA